DNA from Daucus carota subsp. sativus chromosome 1, DH1 v3.0, whole genome shotgun sequence:
TAATTTCCAACCCTTTTCTTGGGGATACATGTCCTATATTTATACTACTTGTCTAATACTTGTGTGTATTTGGACCACATGTCCTTGGACCCGTAAATGGGCTTCTAGTCTAATGGGCTGAGGCCCaacactaataaaattatttataagaaaaactCCCAACCTACAATTCTCATTGTCCAATATCCTACTTAGCTAAGATGAAAAAGTGTTACTGTATTAGTACATCATAATTATTAGAGAGTGACTTGACGACATTGTAGTTCCAGAATCTCTTGGCACATAGTTAGCATTTCTTCGAGAGGCTGAACCTTGATCATGGTCAGTTGATGTGACGAGGGTTGTTATGCATTGAACTGGTTTGCTAACACAATGTGTCAAGCAGCAGTGAATAACGAGACAAATTTTAATGGGAAAAAGATATTTCAGCCTATAGGCTGTCATCAAGTTTTCTGTATGGTACATGAACACGACTCCAAATACAGAATTGTCCTGTGCTGATATATGCATCATGCTAACAGCAGATGTATTTTGGTACATTATTTTATGTTGTGCAGGGGAAGAAGACGTTAGGAGGGGTGCTAAAAtataggcttaatgaccttttagtcctcgaagtatgggtggaagttccgatgcggcctcgaagtttaaaaacgtacctttcgaccctcaaagtatctttgtcgtacttTTTAgccttttttaaaaataccggtataaattggggggataaacttgacaattcatattcggggtaaatttgggcgtaccttttaaccattaaagtatacatctcgttccttttaacccctaaagaatatattaaaatacattacatgttccttttaacccttaatgtttaatgcccATTTTAACCCTtacgtgtgaaatgtcaactttgttcaccccgttatataccggtatatgccataagggctaaaaggtacgacaaagatactttgagggtcgaaaagtacgtttttaaacttcgagaccgcatcggaacttccacccaaacttcaagggctaaaaAGTCATTAAGCCTAAAATATATATCTGTAGTATAGATATAGCATCCACCAAAATATACACTTTCTAATGGAATGCTAAACTTAGTTTCAAAATACAAAATGATATACTTTGTACTAAATATAGATACATATATAGATATTGTTATAATTGCCGTATATGCATGCAAGTAGAGAAACGGATAGAAATAACAAGCTTGataaattttgtttgaaaaattaactaaatataaattatttgacatTTATTTTAGTGTATCagtttgaataaatttcaattttaacctCACAAGTCActttttaatactaaaataaagCAGTAGCAATACATATTTTAGCATGACCAATACCATTTGGCTATACTCTACGTATTTTAGCATGACCAATAGTCCAATATCATTTGGTCACGCTCTAACAGAATATGTGTGTAACATATTATGATGTAAAACTAGATGAAATTCAATGTGTTCACTTTTTGCAGAAATGATTCTCCCGAAAAGTCGTCCTTAATATAATTACATATACAAACGTAAAAATTTGAGTAGTGATCTTGAATTACCAGCCATCTTAAGCAATGTTGAATAAGATGATCTCAATAGCTTATATGTATTTATCAATTGTATCGCAAAGGGTAGACTTGGGTACCGCCCCGATGATGCTATCTTTTTTCTCtccttctttgaaaaataacacGGTAGGGATGCTCCGGATTCCATACCTTCCTGCTACGTTCGGAGACTCGTCTGTGTTGAGCTTGAAACAGTTGATTTTTCCAGCGTATTCCTTGGCCAAATCGTCGATAATGGGTGCAATCATACGGCAAGGACCGCACCAGGGTGCCCAGAAATCTACAATCGCAGGTAGTTCACTTCCAAGAACGAGACTGTCCCATGTAGTGTCAGTCACTACTTGAACTGCAGATTACCAGAGTTGTCGTAATTTGTATCAGATTTATTCTTAATTTTCCTAAAAATTTCATGCAGTAGATAAAACACAATAGAGAAAAGCCTTATATAGAATGCTAAATGAAGGAATAATTACTTGAgcagaattcttaaacaacttTTATGGCATGTTTGGGATTGAAATCCTGAATTTGATCAAATGACCTGTTTGGGAATattgatttggattttatttgaaattcaggacattcaaatattagtataaatccaagaatttgaaataacaactcAAATActatcatttgaaatgaaaggcAAATTTCCAAACGGTCTCTTACATGAATTAAAATGCCTAGAAGATATCATGGAATAGTATGATTGTCTGTTTGTAATTAGGCAATACTAGTAAGGAAAGATGTCTAGGTTTAAAAGAGAACCGGAAACCACTTTTGAAACAAATCAGCCAAATACTAAGGCGACAACCAAATATATTGCACTTCAAATTCACACGAGAACTTGAATAAATAGGCGCGTTACAATTCAGTGGGATTTGTTCGCCTTGGCACTTGAGCAGATTGTGTGTTCAAAGAGCAAATAGTACATAAAAACAATGAAAGTGCAAAACATTTGATTCTCCGATTCTCGTTTAGCCAGGCTTTACATTCTTATTTGTATTAGATATTTTCAGTATTGAGGACATACCAATGACATTGCAATTTTCAGTCGAAGACAATTATTTACTTTCTTataccctaaaacaatacagaGGGGAATCCAACTGTAGAATAAGTCTTTGTGCTCGACGAAAAAGAGATAAGAAAGGGATGGACCTGTATCTACAGAAGCTTTACAGACAATGCTAAGGGCAGGGCGTCTCATATTGCGCGAACGAGAGGAAGAAAACGAGACAACAGCAGCAGTCCATTTGTTGGATTTACTTGAACCTGGAAGGTAATTAGTAACCTTCTTATCTTGCGCGGAAAAAGGAAAGGAATGATGATGAGAGTAGTGTAGAACACTAGCTCTTGCACTAGTGCTTGATACCATTGAAGAGCTCACATGGAAACACTTGTCCATAGTAAATAATGAATGCTTTGTTCTTGTTTCTATCTACACAGATTACAATAGATGGAGTTCTAAAAGAGTGATGGAGAAGAAGAATAAGAATGCAGTtgaattactattttatttccttcacatgtttttttttatttggtgtatcatttttttttgtgaagttgTGAATGGAATAAAGAGGATATGATGACAAGGTATGTAAGGTGCTTGTGGTGCTGATTTCATGTGGATGATATTTTATGCATGCTCATCCTTTTAAGATGAAGCTTGTCCTCACAAAACACTTATATGGGTCCGCAGCACTCATGAGTCTTGGAAAAATCTACTTGTTCTATTTTCACTCTCGCAACTTAATCTCTGCAGTTAATTTTGGTTCTCTGTACAAAAACATTCTGCCGTTTAGGCAAAAGTGATCAAAGTTGTACAAAATGAGGGCAGGACATAAAGGCCACTAGTCCGGATTCGTAatgtttcaaaaaatcacaatgCATTTTCCACAATCTATGAAAATAAATGCTAAAAAGGACCTTTCATTCAATCGTGTTTTCTTAAATCTGTATTGTCGAAATTGTACTCTTTGGAAATATCCTTGACTTCCAATCGAACTCAAAACCGGCGCTAATAATATGACGCAGTAGATATTTTTGCGCTGGAGTTATGCTTCTGACATTCACTCTTAAAATTTAAAGTCACCGGCATCTGCATTCCATGAACTGCACGAATGCACACACTTGCTCTGCTTTACATCTCCCACAAGTAACTATTATCCTGAGTTCGTTTTGAGACCCTGTATGATTTCTTGACTATACTCTATACTATACACGAtccattttgaaaaatttgattGTACCTCAGGTATTTTTAGTGTTAAGTGTGATGGGAAAAAGTGACCACAACGGCAACAACTAAGTGCGGAATTAACCTTCGTTGGACAATACTTATCCCTACTTGTATGAACTTTCGATGAAACAAACAAGTAAAGCaacaataaacaataaacaagacACCAAGAATTATACGTGGAAAACCCCCTCAATGAAAGGAGTAAAAACCACGGGACCGTAGTCCACCCAAACAATTCACTATGACAAATTATATGGGTAATACACCAAGTTCTTCTCTAGAGAGAACTAGAGGAATACAATCACCTTCACACTCTTGGAATAACTCGTCAAGATGTATGGAACCAAATAAGACAACAAGAGAACAAAGACCCACGGCTAGGTTTAGCCTCTCCACGGCTCTTTAGCTACTGCCCAGCCCCTCAAATACACCTCCAAATCCGATCTCCAccgttcagaatttagatatcGATGTTAGGAAGATGCTGTCCGAAATTCAGGACGATCCGACCGTTGGAACTCCGGGAAACGCAAAAACAAGGCAGCCAGCGCTAGGAAATTTCCTGCGAATTTTCACACAATATATCTCTTTTGCCTATTTTCTCTCTtgcttattttcacaaatatcctcctatatttatatatagggttCCCTTTATTTTTATCTCCTTGTGGGCCAAAACAAGGGTAATCCTATTGGGCTTTTAATCTCATAGGTAGAAACTAAAACCCAACAAATCTCCCCCTTTCTAACTATGAGAAAGAGTTCGCCATTCCGGCGATCGAACAACATACCTTTAGCTAATGACTTTGTCAACATATCAGAACCATTATCATCGGTGTGTaccttttccacttcaaacaacCCTTCTTCAAGAGCGTCTCTAATCCAATGATACCTCATATCGATATGTTTCGTCCTTGCATGAAATGTTGGATGCTTAGCTATATCgatagctgcttgattatcacaAAGAACAACATAGCGTTGTTGCGGGAAGCCAAGCTCCTGCATCAACCGCTTTAACCACAACAACTCTTTACAAGCTTCGGTTGTTGCTACATACTCTGCCTCCCCCGTAGAAAGTGAAACACCCTTTTGCAACCTAGATTGCCATGAGACTGCTCCCCCTGCAAAAGTCATCAAATATCCAGAAGTGGATTTCAATGTATCCTTATCACCTAccaagtcagaatctgtatatccAATAAGCACTGGTTTATCATTCCCAAATGTAAGACCCAATTTGGAAGTACCTCTAAGATATCGCATAATCCACTTAACTGCTTCCCAATGCTTCTTACCCGGATTTGTAAGATAACGACTGACAACCCCAACTGCAAAGGCTATATCAGGTCTCGTAGATACCATAGCATACATCAAACTTCCTACTACTGAGGCATATGGAACTCCATCCATCTCTGCAATTTCTTCCTTCGTAGAAGGAGAATCCTTTTCAGTTAACTTAAAGTTGGTAGTAAGAGGAGAACTAACAACTTTAGCTTTATCCATGTTGAACCTGCAAAGCACCTTCTCAATATATTGCTCTTGTGATATATGCAACTTCTTGGCCACTCTATCTCGATGAATACGAATGCCAAGAATCTGTTTCGCTGGCCCCAAGTCCTTCATGGCAAAGGACTTACTCAACTGTTGCTTCAGTTGGGAAATTCTTTCAGtatttttgccaacaataagcatgtcatccacataaagcaataatatgataaaatcaTCATCTGAAAATCTCTGAACAAAAACACAATGGTCAGAAATAGTCTTACGGTAGCCTTGCTTCTTCATAAATGACTCAAACTTTTTATACCATcgccttggtgcttgcttcaaACCATATAGACTTTTTAGAAGTCTACAAACATACCCCTCTTTACCTTTGACCTCAAAACCTTCAGGCTGCTCCATATAGATTTCTTTGTCCAAGTCATCATGTagaaaagctgtcttgacatccatttgttcAACCTCCAAATCAAGACTAGCTGCTAAACCAAGCACCGTACGAATTGATGTCATCTTAACAACAGGAGaaaaaatctcatcaaaatcaataccCTTTTTCTGACTGAATCCCTTGACGACCAACCTAGCTTTGTACCGTGGTTGTGAAGTATGCTCATCTTGCTTCACTCTGTAAACCCACCTGTTCTTCAAAGCTCGTTTTCCCTTAGGTAGCTTCACCAACTCAAAAGTATTATTCTCATACAAGGATTTCATCTCATCTTGCATGGCATAAACCCACTCCTTCTTGTGTTCATCTTCCATAGCTTCTGCATAAGATTCAGGTTCACCACTATCATTCAATAGAACATACTCATCAGCAGAATACCTGTTGGAAGGATGACGATCTCTATTAGACCGCCTGAGTGGAACGAATGGTGGAACATTTTGTACCGGTGACTCCTCATgggcatcatcatccatgtcactATTTTCGGGAATATCAGTATTAGTGTCATGTTGGTCATTATCATGAGCATCGTCTCCAACCTGCGAGTCCACATGTCTTGCAGGAACTGGATCCAAATCAACCAGATCATTGTTATGTTGAGGAACTGACTCTGCCTTCCCAACATctttcaaactctgatcttcaatAAAGATAACATCTCGGCTTCTCACAATCTTCTTTGAAACTGGATCATAGAGCCTATAGCCGAACTCATCTTGGCTATAACCAAGGAATATGCACTCTTTAGTCTTCACATCTAGTTTAGACCTTTCATCTTTGGGAATATGCACAAAAGccttgcatccaaagacacgCAAATGATCATAAGAAACATCTTTACCACTCCAAACTCTATCTGGAATATCAAACTTTAAAGGAACACAAGGTGAGAGATTAAATACATTTACCGCAGTATTCAGTGCCTCACCCCAGAAAGACATCGGCAACTCAGCATGTGAAAGTAAACATCTGACCCGCTCCACTAGTGTTCTGTTCATCCTCTCTGCCAAACCATTAAGCTGAGGTGTCTTTGGTGGAGTCTTTTGATGCCGAATACCCTGCTGTCTGCAATACACATCAAAGGGACCTGTATACTCCCCTCCATTATCTGTCCGGATATATTTCAGTTTCTTCCCAGTCTGTCTCTCAACTAAAGCCTGAAAATGCTTAAACACGTCTAATACTTGATCTTTAGTCTTCAAGGTATAAACCCACAACTTCCTTGAATGATCATCGATGAATGTAACAAAATATAATGAACCACCATTGGTTCGGGTTTTCATGGGACCACAAATATCGGAATGCACCAAGTCAAGTATATGCTCTCTACGAGAGGGAGGACGACTCTTAAAAGAAACTCTGTTTTGCTTGCCAGCAACACAGTGAGAACACCTTTTCAAATGTATATCAGTCAGACCAGATAGTACTTTTTTCTTCGACAGCATATTCATTCCTTTTTCAGTCATATGAGCAAGTCTCTTATGCCATAAATCGATCATATCAACATTCTCCACAGCGTTAACAATGCCGGTAGAGACTTTAGGTTGTGTCATATATAATTTCGGACACCTCTTTCCTCTTGCAACAATTAAAGAACCCCGAGTGAGCTTTCATTGACCATTACCAAAGCTGCTAACATACCCTTCATCATCAAGAAGGCCTGTTGAAATTAAATTCATTCGCATATCTGGAACGTGCTTCACATCATGAAGAAATAACTCCATGCCCGTGTCAAACTTCAAACATACCTCACCGACGCCAACAACTTTTGATATGTCACTATTACCCATTTTAACATCTCCATAATCACCAGAAGTATAAGATGTAAAGAAGTCCCTTCGTGACGTTACATGACACGAAGCACCACTATCAATAGCCCAACTCATATCATCTTGTGCAAGGTTAACAATGTCTCCATCACAACAGATCAGGTGCTCATCAGTAGTAGCAATCACCAAAGAATTATCATTACTACTGTCAATTTTCGTCTGATCGTTATCTgagctctttttattttctCGCTTCAACTTTCTGCAGAACTTTTTCGTATGTCCTTTCTTACCACAATGATAACACTCAACATTAGAATACTTACCTCTAGAACTACTCCGTTGATTACCTCTATTGGTTGGACCTCTGCTTTGAGCTCTCCCCTTCCTTTCGGTGACTAGGACTTCTGACTGTGAAGAGGAACCCTGTGACTTTCTTCTCATCTCTTCATTCAGAATACTGCTCTTAGCTAGTTCCATACTGATAATACCATCCGGAGCTGAGTTCGAAAAAGACATCCTGAATGTCTCCCAAGAATCTGGTAAAGTACCCAAAAGACACAATCCCTGTATCTCATCTTCAAACTTGATACCCATTCCAGCAAGCTGATTCATAATTCCTTGGAATGCATTCAAGTGATCAGAAATTGTAGTGCCATCTTGATATCGTAGAGACATCAACTGTTTAATCAAATACAACTTATTATTTCCCGTCTTTCGAGCATAGAGTTGCTCGAGCTTGTTCCACAAAGTACGCGCATGTGTCTCTCTACTAATATGGTTCAAAACATTATCATCCACCCATTGCCGTATATACCCACAAACTTGTCGATGCAAAATAGTCCATTCTTGCTCGGTTTTATTTGCAGGCTTCTCCGTAGTAAACACGGGAAGATAATATTCCTTCACATAAAGAAGATCCTCCATATTCCCTTTCCAAACATGATAATTAGAACCATTCAAATTAACCATTCTACTCGTATTCGTTTCCATCGTTCAAACAAGTTCAAAAACAataacctcgctctgatgccaatctGATGGGAAAAAGTGACCACAACGGCAACAACTAAGTGCGGAATTAACCTTCGTTGGACAATACTTATCCCTACTTGTATGAACTTTCGATGAAACAAACAAGTAAAGCaacaataaacaataaacaagatACCAAGAATTATACGTGGAAAACCCCCTCAATGAAAGGAGTAAAAACCACGGGACCGTAGTCCACCCAAACAATTCACTATGACAAATTATATGGGTAATACACCAAGTTCTTCTCTAGAGAGAACTAGAGGAATACAATCACCTTCACACTCTTGGAATAACTCGTCAAGATGTATGGAACCAAATAAGACAACAAGAGAACAAAGACCCACGGCTAGGTTTAGCCTCTCCACGGCTCTTTAGCTACTGCCCAGCCCCTCAAATACACCTCCAAATCCGATCTCCAccgttcagaatttagatatcGATGTTAGGAAGATGCTGTCCGAAATTCAGGACGATCCGACCGTTGGAACTCCGGGAAACGCAAAAACAAGGCAGCCAGCGCTAGGAAATTTCCTGCGAATTTTCACACAATATATCTCTTTTGCCTATTTTCTCTCTtgcttattttcacaaatatcctcctatatttatatatagggttCCCTTTATTTTTATCTCCTTGTGGGCCAAAACAAGGGTAATCCTATTGGGCTTTTAATCTCATAGGTAGAAACTAAAACCCAACAAATCTCCCCCTTTCTAACTATGAGAAAGAGTTCGCCATTCCGGCGATCGAACAACATACCTTTAGCTAATGACTTTGTCAACATATCAGAACCATTATCATCGGTGTGTaccttttccacttcaaacaacCCTTCTTCAAGAGCGTCTCTAATCCAATGATACCTCATATCGATATGTTTCGTCCTTGCATGAAATGTTGGATGCTTAGCTATATCgatagctgcttgattatcacaAAGAACAACATAGCGTTGTTGCGGGAAGCCAAGCTCCTGCATCAACCGCTTTAACCACAAGGCAAAAACAAGGCAGCCAGCGCTAGGAAATTTCCTGCGAATTTTCACACAATATATCTCTTTTGCCTATTTTCTCTCTtgcttattttcacaaatatcctcctatatttatatatagggttCCCTTTATTTTTATCTCCTTGTGGGCCAAAACAAGGGTAATCCTATTGGGCTTTTAAATTTGTCTAATTTacgataatattttaaatatcaatTTCAAAATGTTCCTTATacttgttctttattattatgattataataaatttgaatttcaacaATATTTTGAAGAGAGAAAATAAGTGTTGAAAAGACGAAAaaagattattatattaatagatATGAAATATAAGATGTTTAGCGTCTTCTCAATTAATAAGGAATGACAAGATTATTTAAGGAATTACTAGTAGAGATGAACCAAACAACATCGAAATCTAATAACTGAATCATATCAATTAGTTCAATTCgatcataattttttgaaaatttagtcTAGTAAATCTGAcgcagaaaaatcaaaattctgAGAATATTTTGAGTCCGCTTTGATGAATAAACTGATTTAATCTAGGAAGTTCTGGATGCATTGTGATATACCGTTGGAAAGGTATAAGAGTCTAattttcagcaaattttacggATCTAAAAAATACATTTCCTACAAGAAGTTATCTCATTTTTAGTCAGAGGTGGTCAGACTGCCCAGAATGGTACATTCTGAGTTAAAGTATTTGCATTCAGGTTAGTTTCTTGTGTTCTTAATTATTTCCAAGACTAGTTCATGTATTGGCAAGTCCCTAGAAAATGATATCAGTTATATCTTTTAGTATTCCAAGTCTAGAATGTCAAAAGATTGGTATTTATTTCAAGTACAATGCATCTACCTATGGCAGAAGGGATGTTTCTGGCCAAGTATATAAGGACTATTCCAATTATGTACCTGATattctgaagttgaaaatacaAATCCAATATTTCTTTGAGTAGAAAGAATATTGATCTCATACTCTTATCCCTTGGTTGGATTCCCTTGGGTGGCGAGTTTACTCTTATCACTAGGGTGGATTCCTTAGAGTGGCGAGTGTTAATCCAATTCTCCATTTACTTGTTGTTTCCGGTATcaatttggtatcagagccatgcCTCCACGTCGAAGGAATGTGCGTGATATTGAGTTGGAAGAGTTAAGAAGACAGGTAGAGCAACTACAGGAGCAACTTGCCCAGAGAGAAGGAAGAAGGCATAACGCAAACAACCATAACTCAGAAAATGGCTCATCAACACCAGATGATGAGGATGAAAATCCATTCCATGAAGAATCA
Protein-coding regions in this window:
- the LOC108207259 gene encoding thioredoxin M-type, chloroplastic; amino-acid sequence: MDKCFHVSSSMVSSTSARASVLHYSHHHSFPFSAQDKKVTNYLPGSSKSNKWTAAVVSFSSSRSRNMRRPALSIVCKASVDTVQVVTDTTWDSLVLGSELPAIVDFWAPWCGPCRMIAPIIDDLAKEYAGKINCFKLNTDESPNVAGRYGIRSIPTVLFFKEGEKKDSIIGAVPKSTLCDTIDKYI